The Gemmatimonadaceae bacterium DNA segment CCGCGTTGCGCGACGAGGTGGTGCTGGTGACGGCGCACTACGATCACATCGGGTTTGGTCGCGCGGTCGATGGCGATTCGATCAACAACGGCGCCGACGATGATGCGTCAGGCGTGGTCGCCGTGATCGAAATGGCCAAGGCGCTGCGTCAGGGACCGCGCCCCAAGCGCACCATCGTGTTCATGGCCATCACAGGCGAAGAAGTGGGCGGCTTTGGCACCCGATGGTACATCGGGCATCCGGCGCGGCCGCTGGACAAGACCGTCGTGGACCTGAATGTCGAGATGATTGCGCACGCCGATTCGCTGGCCGGCGGGTTTGGCAAGGCATGGCTGACCGGTTATGAGCGTTCCACCATGGGCGACTTGCTAGCGGACAACGGCATTCGGCTGGTGCCCGACCCGCGACCGACCCAGAACTTCTTCGGACGCAGCGACAATGTGGCCTTCGCGCGCATCGGCATTCCTGCCCATTCGTTGTCGTCGTTCAATCTGGTGACGCCGTATCACCATCCGAAGGATGAACCAGCCACGATTGACGCGCCGCACATGGCGCAGGTGATCAGCGCGACGTCGCGTGCCCTGCGCTTGCTGGCTGACGGGCTGCGCCCAGAGTGGCATCCCGGCGGCAAGCCGGAAGCCCCGGCCCCTCGTCCGCCGCGCTGATCGCGGCGACACAGCGTGAACGAATGCGCCGGCCAGTCGTCCAACAGTGGGGTACGCACTCCGGGCAGTCATTCGAACCTCACCAGCGGGAGCACGATGCGTGACGTGAAGCAGATCGTATCGAAAGTGTGGCGCGCCGCGCTGGTCGCGGCGGTGCTCACATCATGCGGCGGTGGCGATAGTCCGGTGACCCCACCCGTCGTGGCCGGCGTGCTCGCCACCGTGGTCGCCAGCACGGTCGATTCGCCGCTGGAAATCGGACAGGGGACGCAGGCGACCGTCGTGGGGCGCGATGGACTGGGCGGTGCCGTGGCGCTGGGATCACGCGCGGTGACGTGGAGCAGCAGCGGCCCGGGCATTGCCACCATTACGAACAACGGCATCGTGGCTGGTATTGGCGTCGGCAGCGTCACACTCACCGTGAATGTGCAGGACGGGAACACCGTGCGCTCGGCCACCACCACATTGGTGGTGACGGCCATCGCCGACGCGCCGCTCACCGCCGACGTGTCGATGGCACCGCAGCTGTTCATCCCGTCGCAAACGGTGGTCAAACTTGGCGGCACGGTGCGCTTTCAGTTCACCCCCATCGATCACAACGTGATCTGGAGTCCGCGCCTGCCCGGATCCCCGTCGGACATTCTGGTCACCACGAACGCGCTGGTGAGCCGCACGTTTCCGACGGTCGGTGTGTATCCGTTTGACTGTACGGTGCACCCGGGGATGAGTGGGAGAATCATCGTGTCGCCGTAGGAGACGGGAGACGGGAGAATGAAGACGGGAGACATCCAGATGGCTGGGCGTCTCCCGTCTTCATTCTCCCGTCTCCCGTCTTCAAGACTACGGCTTCGTCACGCCCCGATTGCGCGGTGTATAGTCCGGAAATACCGTCGACAGATTCGAGTTGCCCAGTCGATTCTGCACGATCTCCGCCAGGATATCGCGGTGGTCCATGGTGACGCGCAGATCCTGACCCGACTCGAGATTCTCGCGCGCCAGTCCCGGCCAGCGGTCTGTCAGCACGCGTCCGCCATTGATCTTCTTGCCCATCGCGAAGGCCACGTTGCCGCGGCCATGGTCCGTGCCTTTGTCGCCATTCTCGCGGGCGTTGCGACCGAACTCGGAGATCACCACCACCGTGACTCCGTTGGCGGTCGTGCCCTGGATCACGTCGGCATAGAACGCGGCCAGTGACGACGACAATTCCAGCATGCGGTTGTGCATCCCCTGACCGTCGACCCCGGGGATGTTGCCCTGCAACGTGTGCGTATCCCATCCCCCCAGAAAGGCATGGATGGCCTCCACGCCGACATCGGCCTTGATCAACGCGGCCGAGGACTTGAGCGAATTGCCGAAACCGGTGTTGGGGTACACCGCGCCGTTTTGCGTGGTGTATCCGCTGAAGTTGATGGTCTGCAGCAACGCGATGGTATTGGTCGTGTCCAGCGCGTTGGCACTCACCGGATCAATCGTCTGCGCGTAGTTGGCCGCCAGAAACTGGGTCCGGGCGTTGGCGGTGGTGCTGCTGCCATCGATACGGAAGTTGGCCGGATTGGAAATCGGCAACGTCTTGGGACCACCCACCAGCGTGGTCGGCAGGCCGCTGGTCAGTCCCAGCGCGCGGAGCGGCGCCGACGAACGCAGCGGCGTGACCGTCGCCAGATGTCGACCCAGCCAGCCGGTGGACAGATTCAGGTCTTGTGGCTTGCCCACTTCGATGTAGCGCTGGGCGTCGAAATGCGAGCGCGAGGTGTCCACCGATCCCGTGGCGTGCGCGACCAGCAGATCGCCCGCCGTGTAGGCCGGCATCAGCGGTGCCATGCCGGGCGAGAAGCCGAAGAAGTTGTCGAGCGCCACGGCCTTGGGGCCGCTGCCGGCGGCGTCGGGGCGGGCCACGGCGATGTTCGGACGACCCGTGTAGTAGTCCGGATCACCAAACGGCACCACCAACGACATGCCGTCGGTGCCTCCGCTGAGGAACACGGAGATGATGATGTCGCGTGTGGAGGATGACTGCGCCAGCACCACATTCGGCAGCCACGACGGTACCAGTGCGGCAATACCGAACCCCGCGCCTCGTATCAGGAAGTCGCGGCGAGCCAGCGAGCGGTACTCTGAACACCCGGTATCCAGCGTGTCGTCATGCATGCGTGAGAATCCTGATCAGACGTGGCCGGCGAACGCGCATTGGGAAGGGCACCCGAAAACTCAGTACCACTGGAACTGATGACTGCTGGCGGCCAGCGCGATGGTCTCGCGCACCCGCGTGTCGGTGTACGTGCCGCCACGCAGGTACGCCAACAGCGAAGTCTTGAGCGAGGCCGGCATTTCGTTGCCGAACAGGCGCACGGCGATCTGGTTGACCACGCCGTCGGCCGTATCCTGCGGGGTCCGGAAGATCGCGGTCGAATTCAGGCGCACGTTGGTGGCCGAATTCTGTGTGGAGATGTAGTTGGCCCAGTTCCAGCGCTGCGACGTGAGTCCGCTCCACCAGCTGATGCGATCGGGATACCCGTCCGGCTGTTCCCAGTAGAATGGCGACATGTCCATCGCGTCGAGTCGCTGACGCGTCGACCGGATGTTGGTGACTTCGATGGCCATGGCGCGCAACGACGACACCATCAGGTGAAACGGTCGCTTGTACTTGGCCGGCGACGCCATGAGGTTGGTGCCGGTCAGGATCGTGCGAATCATCGCCTTGATGTCGCCACCAGTGGCCAGATACGCCGCGGCGGTGGCGTCTACCACGGCCGCCGATGGTTCATGCGCCAGCAGCCAGCGCGCCATCTTCGTGGCGATATAGCGCGCGGTGTTGGGATGGTTCACCAGCATCGTGATCGCCAAATCGCCTTCGGACTTGAACTGCGCGGCGGTGGCATTCGACGGCATGGCCGGGAAATCCACGCCCAGGAACGTCTTGGCCGTGAAGTCGTGGAAGCTGCGGTTGAACGCAAACACCCCGTTGCCGTCGTAGCTCCACCCCGTCAGAATGCGCGACAATTGCGCCACGTCGTTCTGGGTATAGCCCCCGTCCACGCCCAGCGTGTGGAGCTCCATGATCTCGCGCGCGTAGTTCTGGTTGGGCGTCGGCTTGCGGCTGCTGGCCTGATCGAGATACCCCAGCATCGCGGCGCTTTCGGCCGACGCGCGCAACATGTCCGGGAATTTTCCCAGCGCGTGTTGCCGGATCACCGTGCGATCATCCGCCGCTTTCAGGTAGCCGATCTTGTCGTACAGCGAGTTGAAATGATCGGTCCAGAATTCGACCATTCGCTCCTTCAGCTGCCGTTTTGAAAACATCGCGCGAAACACCGCCGCGTCGGCCAGCTGGTTGTACACTTCGCCGCCATCAGCCGTCTTGAGCTGCGCCGACGTCTGCGACAGCAAGGGGAAACGGGCCGCGACCAGCGCGTCCACGGCACTGTCATCGATCGCCGAGAAGTTCAACTGATAGTTGAGATACCCGGCAAACCCTTTCTGGCGCGCCAGGGCGACCTCACCCGGCTCAAGCCCCATCGTGATGCGACGCACCAGTCGCAGCACCGGGTCTTTCCAGTCAGCGGACGCATTAGGCTTGGCTCCCACGGGCAGCGGCTTGGCAACCGGCTTGCCGCGCGGGCGACCCGTTTGCGCGTCGATCGCGGCACTGGCGGCCAAGGTGGCAACCGCGCTGGCACCCATCGCGAAGAACCGACGACGGCTTGGTGCCACTGGCTCAGATTCGTCGACAACAACCTCGTGGTCCGGCAAATCGGCGTCCGGAAGCGTGGGCATGAAAATCACCGGTAGTTTTATGGACGAACACCTGCGGTATACGCTCGGACACTGGTCGAATTCTGTCAACCGTGCCGATGTATCAAAGCCAAAAGGGGGCGGTATGGACTCGCAGTCTGTGACACAAACGCCGACCCGGTGACGCGAACAGCCTACCCTTCCGCATCGATCTGCGCCGTGAGACGCGTCACAACACGCCGGCGTTAAGCCCGTAAATGGCCTGCAGCAGCGCCAGGGCAACAAACCCGACGATGCCGCCAAACCCGAGGATCATCACCGGCTCGATCAACGCCACGGCCTGATTCACCGTTCGCTGCAGTTC contains these protein-coding regions:
- a CDS encoding DUF1501 domain-containing protein, which gives rise to MHDDTLDTGCSEYRSLARRDFLIRGAGFGIAALVPSWLPNVVLAQSSSTRDIIISVFLSGGTDGMSLVVPFGDPDYYTGRPNIAVARPDAAGSGPKAVALDNFFGFSPGMAPLMPAYTAGDLLVAHATGSVDTSRSHFDAQRYIEVGKPQDLNLSTGWLGRHLATVTPLRSSAPLRALGLTSGLPTTLVGGPKTLPISNPANFRIDGSSTTANARTQFLAANYAQTIDPVSANALDTTNTIALLQTINFSGYTTQNGAVYPNTGFGNSLKSSAALIKADVGVEAIHAFLGGWDTHTLQGNIPGVDGQGMHNRMLELSSSLAAFYADVIQGTTANGVTVVVISEFGRNARENGDKGTDHGRGNVAFAMGKKINGGRVLTDRWPGLARENLESGQDLRVTMDHRDILAEIVQNRLGNSNLSTVFPDYTPRNRGVTKP
- a CDS encoding DUF1800 domain-containing protein; the protein is MPTLPDADLPDHEVVVDESEPVAPSRRRFFAMGASAVATLAASAAIDAQTGRPRGKPVAKPLPVGAKPNASADWKDPVLRLVRRITMGLEPGEVALARQKGFAGYLNYQLNFSAIDDSAVDALVAARFPLLSQTSAQLKTADGGEVYNQLADAAVFRAMFSKRQLKERMVEFWTDHFNSLYDKIGYLKAADDRTVIRQHALGKFPDMLRASAESAAMLGYLDQASSRKPTPNQNYAREIMELHTLGVDGGYTQNDVAQLSRILTGWSYDGNGVFAFNRSFHDFTAKTFLGVDFPAMPSNATAAQFKSEGDLAITMLVNHPNTARYIATKMARWLLAHEPSAAVVDATAAAYLATGGDIKAMIRTILTGTNLMASPAKYKRPFHLMVSSLRAMAIEVTNIRSTRQRLDAMDMSPFYWEQPDGYPDRISWWSGLTSQRWNWANYISTQNSATNVRLNSTAIFRTPQDTADGVVNQIAVRLFGNEMPASLKTSLLAYLRGGTYTDTRVRETIALAASSHQFQWY
- a CDS encoding Ig-like domain-containing protein yields the protein MRDVKQIVSKVWRAALVAAVLTSCGGGDSPVTPPVVAGVLATVVASTVDSPLEIGQGTQATVVGRDGLGGAVALGSRAVTWSSSGPGIATITNNGIVAGIGVGSVTLTVNVQDGNTVRSATTTLVVTAIADAPLTADVSMAPQLFIPSQTVVKLGGTVRFQFTPIDHNVIWSPRLPGSPSDILVTTNALVSRTFPTVGVYPFDCTVHPGMSGRIIVSP